CGGGATGAGGTCGAACGACGACTCGATGTCCCCGAGCACGAGCAGCGCGTAGTACCGGAGGTACGCCACTGCGGGTACCTGCACGAACGCCGCAGCCACGAGTAGCGACACGCCGAACAGGATGCCAGCGACCACGAGCAGGCCGATCCCCAGCGGCTCGAGCACCGACAATAGGAGCACGCCGATACCGCCGAGGATGCCGAATGGGATCAACAGCAGCACAGCGGCGATTCCGATGGCGAGTGCGACAGCGATCCCGACGACGACGTTCAAGATCACGCTGGCGACGACGTACGCGAGGAACTGCCACGGGTTCGCCGTGATCGTCGGCCAGAGCCGCCCCCACGCGCCGAGCACCGTCCGGTCTTCGAGCACCATGATCGGCACGACGAACACGGTGGTGAACCCATCGACGAGTCCGGTGACGAGTGCGAGGACGCCGAGCACCGGGACGAGGAGGAGTATCGAGACCACGGAGATGCCCGGCTCACTCCCGCCGAGGAGGAGCGGCGCGAACGCCAGCCCGAACACGACCGCGAAGGCGCCGAACACCACCACGCTGAGGACGAATCGGAAGCCGAACAGCCGAACGCCCTGCCGCCACCGTCGACCCCAGAACTCGCCGAGGCGTGCGTCCTCCGCACGGAGCGACTCGATCAGGACGAACTCCATCACGGACCCGACGAACAGGAGCACCAGCCCCACGAGCAGCGCCACCGCGATCACCGCTGCAACGACCGCGAACACCTCCGGTCCGATCTGTGGCAACGGTGGCAGTTGGCCTGGCCCGCCCGGCGTGCCTGGACCACCGCCGTCGACGGGAGAGGACACCTGCGTGCCGTTTGTACCCGCCCCGGGCCCGCCGACGAAGAACGCGACGATCGCGAGCTTCAGCCACAGCGAGCGATCGATCGGCCACAGCAACGCCTTCGTCGCACGGTACGCGTCGTCCAAGTCCTCGACAGCGTGTATCGGCACTGAGGTCACCTATCGGATGGACGACAGCATCGTGTCTATGAGTTCGTATCGGTTGTATATCAGAAGGCAACCATCACAGTTCAACGTGGAGTCAGCTACGGGTTGGCGGCCCCCGTCAAGACCGTCCAGCGGAACCGACGGTGTGGTCGTCTCGACAACCGACGTGCAGAGAACGTGTCCATGGCCACGTAATCGAGTAACCGATACCTGAGTAGCACCTCGGTCTCGTATGCGACGACTGGATACGCTCGTTCGCCCTGTCGAACGGTACGCGGACGCGCTCTCGGCGACGGCCCACGGTGTCGTCGCCGTCGTCTCGTTTTTTACCTTCGTCGGCGTGATCGCGTTGGGATTCGTCCCGGTGACCCGCCGGATCGAGACATCCGGCTACTCGACGTCAGATCTGCAGGCTGCGACGAACAGAGCAGAGGTCGATACGATACTGCAGGCGTTCCAACCGGTCATGGAGTCCGTGGTACTGCTCTCGGTCCTCGATTACCTCTTCATCGTGGCGGGGTTCTTCCTGTTCTTCTCACTCCACTCGCTCGCCGTGAAGACGCTGGCAGGCCACGAGCGGCTGGTACTGATACCGAAAGTCGGGATGTGGTTGACGGTCGTCTCGCGACTGCTCGATTCGTTGGAGAACCTCTGGGTGATCCTCATCTACACCAACCCCGACGACTACGCGACCGTCTTGATCGGGCTGATGAACACCACTGAGACGGTGAAGTGGACGGTCGTCGGCGTCGAGTATCCGACGCTCGGGGTCGCCATCGTGGTCGCACTACTGGCGTGGTACACTTCGCTGTTCGACCGAAGATCAGCGCGTCCACAGTAGGCCGTACCGACGGTGGATACGCACTGGATTCTGCACTCAGACCTTGATTCCCCCGTCTAGAGTATCGAGGACTCGTGGAAACGACTGCATAGCCGCACGGGCGTTCCCTGAACGTGACCCACCGCGTATGTTCGCGTGGTAGGGACGGAGGAAGAGGTGGCCAGCATCGGGGAACGAATAGTGACCGAACGCGTCGTCGTGGTCGTTGCGGAGCAACCGATACAAAGCGAACTCAGAGTACGCCGACGCGTTCCACACCGCGTCTTGTTTCCCCGTGAGTAAGGAGACGGGGCCCTGGATGTCTTCGACGGGCAGCATCACTGCCTCGTACGCGTTCTCGGCAGTTTCTCTGACGGTATCGAGCACACAAGCGACCGTCTCACACACCGCATCAGGCTCATCGAACGAGCAGTCCTGCCAGTCCCCACACTCCGTGCTATGAAGCGCTGACCAGAAGGCATCGAACTGCTCTCGAGAGACGATTGGGTCGCCGTCTCTGGTCCACGGCACATCTGGTCCGACGGTCGACGGCACGAGGAATCCGCTACCACCGTACCCGACCACAGTAGCAGACGTGTCTATCGAAGCCGCAGTCAGGATTGCCGGTTCGACACCTCGAGAGATACCGACCAATCCAATCCCGTCGTCGACCGTCTCGGGACGCGACTGCACCCACTCGACTGCACGTTCGAAGTACGCTATCGGAACTCCGTTCAAGTCGTCGGAGAGTGCTTCCTCCGGGCCGAAATACTGGAGCCCAAGTGTCCAGTACCCCTGCGTTGCCAGCAGCTGGCAGTATTCGCGGGGGATGTACCCTCCAGACCCGTGCAGAACGATCACTGGCTGGTGAGGCCCCGCTCCGTCCGGTGTGTACACGATCCCAACGAGGCCGTCAGCATCGACCGAACTCCCCCTCGCGTCGGGGCTGCGAGCGATGCGGGTCGTCGTCGCCTCGGCCACGGGCGCCCCATCCTGACGTACTTGGATCCGAAGGTCGACCACTCCTCTTCCGCGGAGTTCAAATCGGCCATACCCCTCGTCGTCCGAACTGGTGAACTGCGAAAGCACCATTCGTGGTGTGGGATCGGTATCGGTGGCGCCGACGAACAGATCGAGTTGGCCCTCAGTAGTGGTGTTGTACGTCTTTCGCCACGCATAGGAATCGAGAGCGGTGGGAGTTGGCTGTGCGAGCACTTCGATAGCTGACCCAGATTGGAGACCAGTGACTGTGACTGGGAGTGGCTGTGCGATACGGGTCGCCGACGGAACGTCGATCGTTGGAGACTGTTGTCCCGTCGTCGTCGTTTGCGCTTGATCTGCACTACATCCGCTCGCACCAACAGCCATCGAGGTCGCACCGACCCGGAGGAGCGTCCGTCGAGAGAGGGAACCAACCATGATGTTGCCGTTTGAGAACGTCTAGTATAGTGGTACCGACAGGAGGATCCGTCTTGGCTTATTCCACCTCCCAATTCCACACCTCTCTCCGAACCGAGACCGCTCTCTCTGGCGCACACCACACCGAACGAGTTCTGAGAAGTCCGACGACCTCGTTCGAGACGGTCAGCGACCCAGTCCGAGGCGCTCCTCGATGCAGCACTTGAGGATCGACTTCCCGATCTCGGCGCCGCCGGAGAAGGGGTCCAGTTTCGTCTCGCCGAGGCGTTCGT
This genomic interval from Halobaculum marinum contains the following:
- a CDS encoding DUF7544 domain-containing protein, with translation MPIHAVEDLDDAYRATKALLWPIDRSLWLKLAIVAFFVGGPGAGTNGTQVSSPVDGGGPGTPGGPGQLPPLPQIGPEVFAVVAAVIAVALLVGLVLLFVGSVMEFVLIESLRAEDARLGEFWGRRWRQGVRLFGFRFVLSVVVFGAFAVVFGLAFAPLLLGGSEPGISVVSILLLVPVLGVLALVTGLVDGFTTVFVVPIMVLEDRTVLGAWGRLWPTITANPWQFLAYVVASVILNVVVGIAVALAIGIAAVLLLIPFGILGGIGVLLLSVLEPLGIGLLVVAGILFGVSLLVAAAFVQVPAVAYLRYYALLVLGDIESSFDLIPERRAAVRADGGESDEVTGPDDEVEGTDDTDDTDNSDDTDDTDDTDEPTT
- a CDS encoding acyl-CoA thioester hydrolase/BAAT C-terminal domain-containing protein; its protein translation is MAEATTTRIARSPDARGSSVDADGLVGIVYTPDGAGPHQPVIVLHGSGGYIPREYCQLLATQGYWTLGLQYFGPEEALSDDLNGVPIAYFERAVEWVQSRPETVDDGIGLVGISRGVEPAILTAASIDTSATVVGYGGSGFLVPSTVGPDVPWTRDGDPIVSREQFDAFWSALHSTECGDWQDCSFDEPDAVCETVACVLDTVRETAENAYEAVMLPVEDIQGPVSLLTGKQDAVWNASAYSEFALYRLLRNDHDDAFGHYSFPDAGHLFLRPYHANIRGGSRSGNARAAMQSFPRVLDTLDGGIKV